The Bombus huntii isolate Logan2020A chromosome 1, iyBomHunt1.1, whole genome shotgun sequence genome contains a region encoding:
- the LOC126872503 gene encoding selenoprotein K-like has product MVYVSNDGSVLCGTPLHLKVFRFFTGIIFMVIMFFKTLINPNMNKYGSEYTRDYRPGSGPPRPPTRRLGRPNTGHTVDIPFGGCSSCAR; this is encoded by the exons ATGGTTTACGTATCAAATG atGGAAGCGTCTTATGTGGTACTCCATTGCATTTAAAAGTGTTTAGATTTTTCACAGGTATAATTTTCATGGTTATAATGTT ttttaAAACATTAATCAATCCTAATATGAACAAATATGGAAGCGAATATACAAGAGATTATAGACCTGGATCTgg GCCACCACGTCCACCAACTCGTAGATTAGGAAGACCTAACACAGGACATACTGTTGATATTCCATTTGGAGGATGTAGTAGTTGTGCTAGATAA